The following proteins are co-located in the Rippkaea orientalis PCC 8801 genome:
- a CDS encoding RluA family pseudouridine synthase: MLNQGWIYREQVNPSDAGLTILAYYTQRYPHSSQGQWQERIISGQILLNGQPTTPDTPLQPGQCLSYHRPPWQEPDVPLAFEVLYEDVDVLVVAKPSGLPVLPGGGFLEHTLLGQLKRLYPQETPTPIHRLGRGTSGLMLLARSPLAASHLSHQMRQGQMTKVYHALVGAGDLPHQFSIHQPIGKIPHPVLGYVYGATPDGLFAHSHCRVLQRSTQGTLVEVRIFTGRPHQIRIHLASVGYPLLGDPLYEVGGIPRTEPEIEVNKLPVPGDCGYLLHSHLLGFTHPRTHEPLQFVKNRQFLVDCCI; the protein is encoded by the coding sequence ATGTTGAATCAAGGTTGGATCTATCGAGAACAGGTCAACCCTTCTGATGCCGGGTTAACCATTTTGGCTTACTATACTCAACGGTATCCTCACTCTAGTCAGGGTCAATGGCAAGAACGGATTATTTCTGGGCAAATTTTGCTCAATGGTCAACCAACTACCCCTGATACCCCGTTACAACCTGGACAATGCTTAAGCTATCACCGTCCTCCGTGGCAAGAACCCGATGTTCCCCTCGCTTTTGAGGTGTTATATGAAGATGTTGATGTATTAGTGGTGGCTAAACCATCGGGACTTCCTGTCCTACCCGGAGGAGGTTTTCTTGAACATACCTTATTAGGACAATTAAAGCGATTATATCCCCAAGAAACCCCTACGCCCATTCATCGTTTAGGTCGGGGAACCTCTGGACTGATGTTATTAGCGCGATCGCCTTTGGCCGCTTCCCATCTCAGTCACCAAATGCGCCAAGGTCAGATGACTAAAGTGTATCATGCTCTAGTGGGGGCGGGCGATTTACCTCATCAGTTTTCGATTCATCAACCCATTGGCAAAATTCCCCATCCCGTTTTAGGCTATGTTTACGGTGCGACTCCCGATGGATTATTTGCCCATAGTCATTGTAGGGTATTACAACGATCAACCCAAGGGACGTTAGTCGAAGTAAGGATTTTTACAGGACGACCCCATCAAATTCGCATCCATTTAGCGTCTGTTGGCTATCCCTTACTCGGAGATCCTTTATATGAGGTTGGGGGTATTCCCCGGACTGAACCCGAAATTGAGGTCAATAAACTGCCTGTCCCTGGAGATTGTGGTTATTTGCTTCATTCCCATCTACTGGGGTTTACCCACCCTCGAACCCATGAACCCTTACAATTCGTTAAAAATCGTCAATTCTTAGTCGATTGTTGCATTTAA
- a CDS encoding biopolymer transporter, which produces MTPEIPSGGLNSQSPDEYPAYSGNGRYLAFASDRNGHRDIFLFDLQQRSLVPLPNLNRRDSSQDQPSLSADGRYIAYVSTERGKTDIMVYDRQRQRSELLTVNVKGTVKQPTISGDGRKVAFQTSQLGQWDIAIINRNTNSQE; this is translated from the coding sequence ATGACCCCCGAAATTCCCAGTGGGGGTCTTAATAGTCAATCTCCTGATGAATATCCGGCCTATAGTGGGAATGGTCGCTATTTAGCCTTTGCTTCAGACCGCAATGGCCATCGAGATATCTTTCTTTTTGATTTACAACAACGGAGTTTGGTTCCCCTTCCTAATCTTAATCGCAGGGATTCCAGTCAAGATCAACCGTCTTTAAGCGCAGATGGCCGTTATATTGCCTATGTCTCTACAGAACGGGGCAAAACGGATATTATGGTTTATGATCGCCAACGTCAACGCTCAGAACTGCTCACTGTTAATGTCAAAGGGACTGTTAAACAACCGACGATTAGTGGAGATGGGCGAAAAGTGGCTTTTCAAACCAGTCAACTCGGTCAATGGGATATTGCGATTATTAACCGTAACACTAACAGTCAAGAGTAA
- a CDS encoding photosystem I reaction center subunit XI, whose translation MTIDAIQHGGDPQVGNLATPLNSSGFSLAFIRNLPAYRKGLSANRRGLEVGMAHGYFLYGPLAILGPLRSTDYAATAGLLATVGLVSILTIALSMYASVGVTKPTETLTTPEVPEDLGTSEGWGEFANGFFIGGCGGAFFAYLLCQTPHLEILQEVVKGVWSVS comes from the coding sequence ATGACCATAGACGCAATTCAGCATGGTGGAGATCCTCAAGTTGGCAACCTCGCCACTCCTCTTAATTCTTCTGGGTTCTCCCTCGCTTTTATCAGAAACTTACCTGCTTACCGCAAAGGGTTATCCGCGAACCGTCGCGGTCTAGAAGTAGGCATGGCCCATGGCTATTTCCTCTATGGACCCCTTGCCATTTTAGGACCGTTACGGAGCACTGACTATGCTGCTACCGCCGGACTGTTAGCCACTGTGGGTCTGGTTTCAATTTTGACCATTGCTTTATCCATGTATGCTTCTGTAGGAGTTACTAAACCGACGGAAACTTTGACCACTCCCGAAGTCCCTGAAGATCTCGGTACTTCTGAAGGTTGGGGAGAATTTGCGAACGGCTTCTTCATTGGTGGCTGTGGCGGTGCCTTTTTCGCCTATCTCCTGTGTCAAACCCCTCATTTAGAAATCCTACAAGAGGTCGTTAAGGGCGTTTGGTCTGTAAGCTAA
- a CDS encoding photosystem I reaction center subunit VIII, which yields MIGNYAASYLPVIFVPLMAVLAFTVMGLLFIYVESEA from the coding sequence ATGATTGGTAACTACGCAGCTTCCTATTTACCAGTGATTTTCGTTCCTTTAATGGCTGTCCTCGCTTTTACTGTGATGGGTCTTTTATTCATTTATGTTGAAAGCGAAGCCTAA
- a CDS encoding DsrE/DsrF/TusD sulfur relay family protein — protein sequence MSTTTLTFLLMDAPFEQQRTTTAFRMMDAALEKGYNVNVFAYEGGVSLAFAHQKPHANSIHGRTFEEENHPLTKDWISALQEKAKEKGCQFDWINCGLCVDERGVQEAIEGCHRGGPKDFWEWTTQSISTLVIGTR from the coding sequence ATGAGTACAACAACTTTGACATTTTTATTAATGGATGCTCCCTTTGAACAACAGAGAACAACAACAGCATTTAGGATGATGGATGCTGCTTTAGAGAAGGGATATAATGTTAATGTTTTTGCCTATGAAGGGGGAGTTTCTTTAGCTTTTGCCCATCAAAAACCCCATGCTAATAGCATTCATGGACGAACGTTTGAAGAAGAAAATCATCCCTTAACCAAAGATTGGATCTCAGCCTTACAAGAAAAAGCCAAAGAAAAAGGCTGTCAATTTGATTGGATCAATTGTGGTCTGTGTGTCGATGAAAGAGGAGTCCAAGAAGCCATAGAAGGCTGTCATCGTGGTGGACCAAAAGACTTTTGGGAATGGACAACTCAGTCAATCTCAACCTTAGTGATCGGGACAAGATAG
- a CDS encoding DsrE family protein yields the protein MSQYFLIESKSPFESTEVKYNYQLASDLAKSGHEVTLFLVENGVLATRSSIIPSELVNISPVKVLADDFSLEERGIEPAQMSSTIQVSNITSIVEAMGEGQKTLWL from the coding sequence ATGAGTCAATACTTTTTAATTGAGTCAAAAAGTCCTTTTGAGTCTACAGAGGTTAAATATAATTATCAACTCGCGTCTGATTTAGCGAAATCAGGCCATGAAGTAACCTTATTTTTAGTAGAAAATGGCGTATTAGCAACCCGTTCATCAATTATCCCCTCTGAGTTAGTCAATATTAGTCCCGTCAAAGTTTTAGCCGATGACTTTTCCCTCGAAGAAAGAGGAATTGAACCCGCACAAATGAGCTCAACGATCCAAGTTTCTAACATAACTTCCATTGTTGAAGCAATGGGAGAAGGACAAAAAACCCTGTGGCTTTAA
- a CDS encoding universal stress protein has protein sequence MYHKILVAIDMSEMGQEVFKNALSLALPNKHNNVKLMLLHVLSGEEENSPLPIPVDLKQIYPAAGNDLTLETWREEWEEFKQTGLNMLGSHSEEATKLGVQTDYQQIPGTPGKMICQVASEWKADLIVIGHRGLSGLKELVLGSVSNYVLHHAPCSVLIVQPPN, from the coding sequence ATGTATCATAAAATTCTCGTTGCAATAGATATGTCAGAAATGGGGCAAGAAGTCTTTAAAAATGCCCTATCCCTAGCCTTACCCAATAAGCATAATAACGTTAAATTAATGTTACTTCATGTACTCTCTGGAGAAGAAGAGAATAGCCCTTTACCTATTCCTGTTGACTTAAAACAAATCTATCCTGCTGCCGGAAATGATTTAACTTTAGAAACTTGGCGAGAAGAATGGGAAGAATTTAAACAAACTGGACTCAATATGTTAGGGTCTCACAGCGAAGAAGCAACTAAATTAGGAGTTCAAACAGACTATCAACAAATTCCCGGAACCCCTGGAAAAATGATTTGTCAGGTTGCCAGTGAATGGAAAGCCGATTTGATTGTTATCGGACATCGAGGGTTATCAGGACTCAAAGAACTCGTCTTAGGAAGTGTTAGCAATTATGTCTTACATCATGCCCCGTGTTCAGTGTTAATTGTACAACCCCCCAATTAA